One genomic region from Melioribacteraceae bacterium encodes:
- a CDS encoding aminotransferase class V-fold PLP-dependent enzyme, producing the protein MTSRREFLNKFLLTTGAAFVVLKTDAIARAAEAVEKYATDLTPKELASDDAFWGRIQSAFDVDRTLINLNNGGVSPSPKVVIDAFKRYTDYSNQAPAYFMWRHVEPQVETVREKLAIAFGADKEEIAITRNASESLQIVQQGMNLKEGDEVLTTTQDYPRMITTYTQLERRWGVKLVQVPYPTPLINREDYVNAFKKGITSKTKAILVSHICFLTGQILPILEVSRLAHQYGIPVICDAAHSFNHIPYKLKDLECDFFGTSLHKWTYAPVGTGMLYVKKDLIKTIWPLMAAPKEMDENIRKFEEIGTHPAATHNAIGEALAFNEAIGIERKAERFRYLHSRWINRVKDFSNVKFRLNINDASSWCGLVNFYIDGVDVGKLVDYLLAKHRIYVVPIVHPEFKGIRVTPNVYTLVSEIDLFGDIIVSVAKGEVKEVMETN; encoded by the coding sequence ATGACGTCCCGCCGCGAATTTTTAAATAAGTTTTTGCTTACCACCGGAGCCGCATTTGTGGTTCTTAAAACTGATGCAATTGCCAGAGCTGCGGAAGCTGTCGAAAAGTATGCAACCGACCTTACTCCGAAGGAGCTTGCCTCCGATGATGCGTTCTGGGGCCGGATTCAATCGGCGTTCGACGTGGATAGAACCTTAATCAATCTGAACAACGGCGGTGTTTCTCCTTCACCGAAAGTTGTAATCGATGCTTTCAAACGGTATACAGATTATTCCAACCAGGCACCCGCATACTTTATGTGGCGTCATGTTGAACCGCAGGTAGAAACTGTCCGCGAGAAACTTGCAATCGCTTTCGGTGCCGATAAAGAGGAAATAGCAATCACAAGAAATGCGAGCGAATCTTTACAGATTGTTCAACAGGGGATGAATCTTAAAGAAGGGGATGAAGTACTCACTACAACGCAGGATTATCCCCGTATGATTACAACTTATACACAGCTTGAAAGACGATGGGGAGTAAAACTTGTACAGGTTCCTTATCCGACACCTTTAATTAATAGAGAAGATTACGTTAATGCTTTTAAAAAGGGGATTACTTCCAAGACCAAAGCAATTCTTGTAAGCCATATCTGTTTTCTAACCGGGCAGATTCTTCCTATCCTCGAGGTAAGCAGGCTGGCACACCAGTACGGAATTCCCGTTATATGCGACGCGGCTCATTCCTTCAATCATATTCCGTATAAACTGAAAGACCTTGAGTGCGACTTTTTCGGCACATCCCTTCATAAGTGGACTTACGCTCCAGTCGGAACGGGTATGCTATATGTTAAAAAAGATTTGATTAAGACTATCTGGCCGCTGATGGCCGCTCCTAAGGAGATGGATGAGAATATCAGAAAATTTGAGGAAATAGGGACACACCCCGCAGCTACTCACAATGCAATAGGCGAAGCTCTCGCGTTTAATGAGGCAATCGGAATTGAGCGTAAAGCAGAAAGATTCAGATACCTTCATTCAAGATGGATCAACAGGGTAAAGGATTTCAGCAATGTGAAATTCAGACTTAATATTAACGATGCTTCCAGCTGGTGCGGACTGGTAAACTTTTATATTGACGGCGTTGATGTCGGTAAGCTTGTAGATTATCTCCTTGCTAAACACAGGATTTATGTTGTTCCCATCGTTCATCCTGAGTTCAAGGGAATTAGGGTTACCCCGAATGTTTATACTCTTGTATCGGAAATAGATCTCTTCGGAGATATTATTGTATCGGTTGCGAAAGGAGAGGTTAAAGAAGTAATGGAGACAAATTAG
- a CDS encoding CotH kinase family protein translates to MKYYLLTIFILSFSFINSQSNDRSWQLYDDTEVAIINITMNPADYTWMMSNPRSDSLHRCTVHFKNKYIDETINDVGIRIRGNTSRDARKKSLKLSFNDFVSGREFYDVDKMNLNGEHNDPSISRAKLSWDLFNQAGVISSRAAHAAVYINNSYMGLYISVEHVDDEFLKKNFKDDSGNLWKCLYPADLNYRGGNPDLYKYFVGDRQPYELTSNEEENDYTQLARFINIINNTPQNVFPDSLESIFRVEQFLMYQAMNLMIGSWDDYWSLMNNYYLYYEPSEKKFNWIPYDYDNTFGISWWEINWAVSLPYKIPQVDTTSTRPLFSKIMNVPEYRNLYSHFIDFISKNIVNPGNTTGRIDSLRNLTTQYAAADTFRTKDYGFTMADFTNSFDAMNDRHVKRGLKEFIQLRSNSITTRINFVPANPFIYKIDFAPANPGPNDSIYVYASGFDNGSITNMRVEFHPGILTVVYYYDMTFKPLPGKNVADSDRWVGVIPPLGENGFGRFKIDVTDNEGNRVVYPRSEFMEVRASGSNSNGIKINEFMADNANTIKDAAGENDDWVELYNPTSEPVVLTGMYMTDKKDNPTKWRFTTPNLVINPGEHLLIWCDENHNDNQPGIHTNFKLSKGGEFIGIVSGDGSTWLDSLTFGSQTTDISYGRAPDGGSVWGFMTPTPGASNVTTGMNDQVIPSEFRIAAFPNPFNPSTTIQFRLPVGSDVSITIYDLLGREIWSKNEFNQPPGTYNIVWNAKSNMNLSVSSGFYICRVKTGSNTATLKLLLLK, encoded by the coding sequence ATGAAATACTATCTTCTAACAATTTTTATTCTTTCTTTTTCTTTTATCAACAGTCAAAGCAACGACAGAAGCTGGCAGCTATATGATGATACCGAGGTTGCGATTATAAATATAACAATGAATCCGGCTGATTATACATGGATGATGAGCAATCCCAGATCCGATTCACTCCACAGATGTACGGTTCACTTTAAAAATAAATATATCGATGAGACAATTAATGATGTCGGCATTCGAATCCGGGGTAATACTTCGAGAGATGCCCGGAAGAAATCTCTCAAACTCTCATTTAACGATTTTGTAAGCGGAAGAGAGTTTTATGATGTAGATAAAATGAATTTGAACGGTGAACATAACGATCCTTCAATTTCGAGAGCCAAGTTGAGCTGGGATCTGTTTAATCAGGCCGGTGTAATTTCCAGCAGGGCTGCGCACGCAGCCGTTTATATTAATAATTCGTACATGGGCCTTTATATCTCCGTTGAACACGTCGACGACGAATTTCTAAAAAAGAATTTCAAAGATGATTCCGGCAATTTATGGAAATGCCTCTACCCTGCCGACCTCAATTACCGCGGAGGTAATCCCGATTTGTATAAATATTTTGTCGGCGACCGGCAGCCATACGAGCTTACATCCAATGAAGAAGAGAACGATTACACACAGCTGGCACGCTTCATCAATATAATAAACAACACACCGCAGAATGTTTTTCCCGATTCTCTTGAATCGATATTCCGTGTTGAACAGTTCCTGATGTATCAGGCAATGAACCTGATGATCGGAAGCTGGGACGACTACTGGTCGCTAATGAATAACTATTACCTTTATTACGAGCCTTCTGAAAAGAAATTCAACTGGATACCTTACGATTATGACAACACTTTTGGAATCAGTTGGTGGGAAATAAACTGGGCAGTGAGTTTACCTTATAAAATTCCTCAGGTTGATACAACTTCTACGCGACCATTATTCTCAAAAATAATGAACGTGCCAGAGTATAGGAATCTCTACTCGCATTTTATCGATTTCATTTCGAAGAATATAGTAAATCCCGGTAATACAACCGGCCGAATTGATTCGCTGCGTAATCTTACTACCCAGTATGCGGCTGCCGATACGTTCCGGACAAAGGATTACGGATTTACAATGGCAGATTTTACAAATTCGTTCGATGCGATGAACGACCGCCATGTTAAACGCGGTTTAAAAGAATTCATTCAGCTGCGGAGTAATTCAATTACAACCCGTATCAATTTCGTTCCGGCAAATCCATTCATATATAAGATCGATTTTGCACCGGCCAATCCCGGCCCGAACGATTCAATTTATGTTTATGCATCAGGTTTCGATAACGGTTCAATTACAAATATGCGTGTGGAATTTCATCCGGGAATACTAACTGTAGTATACTATTATGATATGACGTTCAAACCACTGCCGGGAAAAAATGTTGCCGACAGCGACAGATGGGTCGGTGTAATTCCCCCTCTGGGCGAGAACGGATTCGGGAGATTTAAAATCGACGTAACCGATAATGAAGGCAATCGTGTTGTATATCCGAGGAGTGAGTTTATGGAAGTCCGGGCTTCCGGTTCCAATTCTAATGGAATTAAGATAAACGAATTTATGGCTGATAACGCGAATACAATAAAAGACGCCGCCGGTGAGAATGATGACTGGGTTGAATTATACAATCCGACATCCGAACCGGTTGTATTGACCGGGATGTATATGACGGACAAAAAGGATAATCCAACCAAGTGGAGGTTCACGACCCCGAATCTGGTAATAAACCCGGGCGAACATCTTCTTATCTGGTGCGATGAAAATCATAACGATAATCAACCCGGAATTCATACAAACTTCAAACTCTCCAAGGGAGGCGAGTTTATCGGAATTGTATCGGGCGACGGATCAACCTGGCTCGATTCCCTCACGTTCGGCAGCCAGACAACGGACATATCATACGGCAGAGCCCCGGACGGCGGATCAGTGTGGGGATTTATGACTCCGACGCCGGGAGCCTCAAACGTAACAACCGGCATGAACGATCAGGTTATTCCATCGGAATTCAGAATAGCCGCATTTCCTAATCCATTCAATCCTTCTACAACAATTCAATTCCGTTTGCCGGTTGGTTCGGACGTTTCAATTACTATTTATGACCTTTTAGGTAGAGAGATCTGGTCTAAAAATGAATTCAATCAACCACCCGGAACATATAATATTGTCTGGAATGCAAAAAGCAACATGAATTTAAGTGTGAGTTCCGGCTTCTACATTTGCCGGGTTAAAACCGGAAGTAATACGGCTACCTTGAAACTTCTTTTATTGAAATAA